A stretch of Myxococcus hansupus DNA encodes these proteins:
- a CDS encoding SpoIID/LytB domain-containing protein — MLRPVALVLLLLAPLGASAVETLRIAIEDTGSEVRVSGKGLASGPDSEDADFTPIASGQALIRRKGERLEVNGTLVEGDSVRFRAGVSNDSAAPGTEPLKAGAAQVRGDVVVRAHHRNSLQLINVIPLEDYLAAVLGSEMPVSFPAEALKAQAVAARTYALQKKLDAYSNDFHLGSSVLHQVYGGVNREDPRTRAAVDATRGQVLTYELAPIEAYFHASCGGRTESGFDALQRSLPYLRPVDCPCGKLPASRWTATLSDADIKAALRHPAQGLKVAARTRTNRVTRVTLGDGASMDGVELRRKLGYTRLKSLDFDLERTDRGYVFTGRGYGHGAGLCQWGAKALADKGREYREILSHYYPGAELQQLY, encoded by the coding sequence ATGTTGCGACCTGTTGCACTCGTCCTGCTCCTGCTGGCGCCGCTGGGGGCGTCCGCCGTGGAGACCCTGCGCATCGCCATCGAGGACACGGGCAGTGAGGTGCGGGTCAGCGGCAAGGGGCTCGCGTCCGGTCCGGACAGTGAAGACGCGGACTTCACCCCCATCGCGTCCGGACAGGCCCTCATCCGCCGCAAGGGCGAACGGTTGGAGGTCAACGGCACGCTGGTGGAAGGGGACTCGGTCCGCTTCCGCGCGGGTGTGTCGAACGACTCCGCGGCGCCTGGCACCGAGCCGCTCAAGGCGGGCGCGGCGCAGGTTCGCGGGGACGTGGTGGTGCGCGCGCACCACCGCAACAGCCTCCAGCTCATCAACGTCATTCCGCTCGAGGACTACCTCGCCGCCGTGCTGGGCAGCGAGATGCCCGTCTCCTTTCCCGCGGAGGCGCTCAAGGCCCAGGCCGTGGCGGCCCGCACCTACGCGCTCCAGAAGAAGCTGGACGCCTACAGCAATGACTTCCACCTGGGCAGCAGCGTGCTCCACCAGGTGTACGGCGGCGTCAACCGCGAGGACCCGCGCACCCGCGCCGCGGTGGATGCCACCCGGGGGCAGGTGCTCACCTACGAGCTGGCGCCCATCGAAGCCTACTTCCATGCCTCGTGCGGAGGACGGACGGAGTCGGGGTTCGACGCCCTGCAGCGGAGCCTCCCGTACCTGCGGCCCGTCGACTGCCCTTGCGGCAAGCTGCCCGCCAGCCGCTGGACGGCGACGCTCTCCGACGCGGACATCAAGGCGGCGCTCCGCCACCCGGCGCAGGGCCTGAAGGTGGCCGCCCGCACGCGGACGAACCGGGTGACCCGCGTCACGCTGGGGGATGGCGCGTCGATGGACGGGGTGGAGCTGCGCCGCAAGCTCGGCTACACGCGCCTCAAGAGCCTGGACTTCGACCTGGAACGCACCGACCGCGGTTACGTGTTCACCGGGCGCGGATATGGCCACGGAGCGGGCCTGTGTCAGTGGGGCGCCAAGGCGCTCGCCGACAAGGGCCGGGAGTACCGGGAGATTCTCTCCCACTACTACCCCGGGGCCGAGCTGCAGCAACTCTACTGA
- the queA gene encoding tRNA preQ1(34) S-adenosylmethionine ribosyltransferase-isomerase QueA — MSSRLSDYDFALPESQIAQAPLAERDASRLMTLSRSSGAWSHRRFSDLQELLRPGDVLVLNDARVIPARLLGQKAGTGGRVELLVVRPAAQHTLTSAALGDAPESLDWICLGQASKGLKPAQRVTFAGGLEGEIQEALGGGEYRVRFHAPKGTSLAALLDEAGRLPLPPYITREPDAADAERYQTVYARASGAVAAPTAGLHFTQDVLAALEARGVHRALVTLDVGPGTFLPVREDDLDRHHMHPERYTVPESTAKAVNAAKADGRRVVAVGTTVVRTLESATDPETGRLREGPGETTLFIRPGFAFRQVDVLLTNFHLPKSTLVVLVSALLGRERTLEAYAEAVREGYRFFSYGDAMLVSE, encoded by the coding sequence GTGTCGTCCCGCCTCTCTGACTACGACTTCGCGCTGCCCGAATCCCAGATCGCCCAGGCACCCCTGGCCGAGCGGGACGCGTCGCGCTTGATGACCCTCAGCCGCTCCAGCGGCGCCTGGTCGCACCGCCGCTTCTCCGACCTGCAGGAGCTGCTGCGCCCCGGAGACGTGCTCGTCCTCAACGACGCGCGCGTCATCCCCGCGCGCCTGCTGGGGCAGAAGGCGGGCACCGGGGGCCGGGTGGAGCTGCTCGTCGTCCGGCCCGCCGCGCAGCACACGCTGACCTCGGCGGCGCTGGGAGATGCACCCGAGTCGCTGGACTGGATTTGCCTGGGCCAGGCCTCCAAGGGGCTCAAGCCCGCGCAGCGCGTGACGTTCGCCGGGGGCCTGGAGGGCGAAATCCAGGAGGCGCTCGGGGGCGGGGAGTACCGCGTGCGGTTCCACGCGCCGAAGGGTACGTCGCTGGCGGCGCTGCTCGACGAGGCCGGGCGCCTGCCGCTGCCGCCCTACATCACCCGCGAGCCGGACGCCGCGGACGCCGAGCGCTACCAGACGGTGTACGCGCGGGCCTCCGGCGCCGTGGCCGCGCCCACCGCGGGCCTGCACTTCACCCAGGACGTGCTGGCCGCGTTGGAAGCGCGCGGCGTGCACCGGGCGCTGGTGACGCTGGACGTGGGGCCGGGCACCTTCCTGCCAGTGCGCGAGGACGACCTGGACCGGCACCACATGCACCCGGAGCGCTACACCGTGCCGGAGTCCACCGCGAAGGCCGTCAACGCGGCCAAGGCGGATGGCCGGCGCGTGGTGGCGGTGGGCACCACCGTGGTGCGCACCCTGGAGTCCGCCACCGACCCGGAGACGGGCCGGCTGCGCGAGGGGCCCGGGGAGACGACCCTCTTCATCCGTCCCGGCTTCGCCTTCCGCCAGGTGGACGTGCTGCTCACCAACTTCCACCTGCCGAAGTCGACGCTGGTGGTGCTGGTGAGCGCGCTGCTCGGACGGGAGCGCACCCTGGAGGCCTACGCGGAAGCGGTCCGCGAGGGCTACCGGTTCTTCAGTTACGGCGACGCCATGCTGGTGTCGGAGTGA
- the tgt gene encoding tRNA guanosine(34) transglycosylase Tgt, producing the protein MGEQQDAKQSGEKGDTRVAPGMVRFELLHEDASGTKARRGRLHTPHGPVETPIFMPVGTVGSVKGVGPDDLLTLDAQIILGNTYHLMLRPGEKLVGEMGGLHRFVSWDRPMLTDSGGFQVFSLSGKRKITEEGATFQSHLDGARHFLTPERSIDIQETLGADVIMAFDECPPSTEDRPYLEASLARTTRWLHRCVKAWSRQRSSLFGIVQGGLHEDLRKRHAEEVCAVDLPGYALGGYSVGEAPEAMHDGVAYSAPLLPRDKPRYLMGVGTPVDLVTCVEHGVDMFDCVLPTRCARNGLLFTSEGKVVIRNAAYARDPRPVDPACSCYTCRNFSRAYLRHLFAAQELLAMRLNTIHNLHYFLGLMAEVRRAVAEDRFAAFARDFRARAKAQEAERTRGR; encoded by the coding sequence ATGGGCGAGCAGCAGGACGCAAAGCAGTCGGGAGAGAAGGGCGACACGCGCGTGGCGCCGGGGATGGTCCGCTTCGAGCTCCTCCACGAGGACGCCTCGGGTACCAAGGCGCGGCGCGGACGGCTGCACACGCCGCACGGCCCCGTGGAGACGCCCATCTTCATGCCCGTGGGCACCGTGGGCAGCGTAAAGGGCGTGGGCCCGGATGACCTGCTCACGCTGGACGCGCAAATCATCCTCGGGAACACCTACCACCTGATGCTCCGCCCCGGCGAAAAGCTGGTGGGGGAGATGGGCGGTCTGCACCGGTTCGTGTCGTGGGACCGGCCCATGCTCACCGACAGCGGCGGCTTCCAGGTGTTCAGCCTGTCGGGGAAGCGCAAAATCACGGAGGAGGGGGCCACCTTCCAGTCGCACCTGGACGGCGCGCGGCACTTCCTCACGCCGGAGCGCTCCATCGACATCCAGGAGACCCTGGGCGCCGACGTCATCATGGCCTTCGACGAGTGCCCGCCCTCCACCGAGGACCGTCCCTACCTGGAGGCGTCGCTGGCCCGCACCACCCGCTGGCTGCACCGGTGCGTGAAGGCCTGGAGCCGGCAGCGCTCGTCGCTGTTCGGAATCGTCCAGGGCGGCCTGCACGAGGACCTGCGCAAGCGCCACGCCGAGGAAGTGTGCGCGGTGGACCTGCCCGGGTACGCCCTGGGTGGCTATTCCGTGGGCGAGGCCCCCGAGGCGATGCACGACGGCGTGGCGTACTCCGCGCCGCTGCTGCCCCGCGACAAGCCGCGTTACCTGATGGGCGTGGGGACACCCGTGGACCTGGTCACCTGCGTGGAGCACGGGGTGGACATGTTCGACTGTGTCCTGCCCACCCGGTGCGCGCGCAATGGCCTGCTCTTCACCTCGGAGGGCAAGGTGGTCATCCGGAACGCGGCCTACGCCCGGGACCCCCGGCCGGTGGACCCTGCGTGCTCCTGCTACACCTGCCGCAATTTCAGCAGGGCGTACCTCCGGCACCTCTTCGCCGCCCAGGAGCTGTTGGCCATGCGGCTCAACACGATTCACAACCTCCACTACTTCCTGGGACTGATGGCAGAAGTCCGGCGCGCGGTGGCAGAGGACCGGTTCGCTGCGTTTGCCCGGGATTTCCGTGCCCGCGCGAAGGCCCAGGAGGCCGAACGGACCCGCGGTCGCTGA
- the yajC gene encoding preprotein translocase subunit YajC gives MAESFLILAQAGGGNPLGTLGFLVVLVGIMYFVMIRPQQKQLKEHRSLLSALKKGDEVVTSGGILGKIHLVEDRTVMLEVSSGVRIRVLKTAISAKGGVPEGAPAATATATGEKKEEK, from the coding sequence GTGGCTGAGAGCTTTTTGATTCTGGCGCAGGCTGGCGGCGGCAATCCGCTGGGCACCCTGGGCTTCCTGGTCGTCCTCGTGGGCATCATGTACTTCGTCATGATTCGCCCGCAGCAGAAGCAGTTGAAGGAGCATCGTTCGCTCCTGTCTGCGCTGAAGAAGGGCGATGAGGTCGTCACGTCCGGGGGCATCCTCGGGAAGATCCACCTCGTGGAAGACCGCACCGTGATGCTGGAGGTCTCCAGCGGCGTGCGCATCCGCGTGCTCAAGACGGCCATCAGCGCGAAGGGCGGGGTGCCGGAAGGCGCGCCCGCGGCCACCGCGACGGCGACCGGCGAGAAGAAGGAGGAGAAGTAA
- the secD gene encoding protein translocase subunit SecD — MDRGWWWKFGLIVAVTLGCIWFLIPTYYSLVVLDRDQRNNLAVLEERMPSWAPPAKYRLNLGLDLQGGIHMVMRVDTKTALQKRTERRAQQIVNYVNDKKLGQVSADTDPEKLEVTLTAADPATMDAIQKEVLATFTDFKEVNRSGGSLVLVQDESQANVFRTEAVDQAMLVIRRRIDKWGVAEVDVRKLGSDSIQISLPGRSNPEQAKELVGTTAQLEFRMVDDSNPQFFAQLLQATPPPPGSDITVTTEGGFPQLQAPTREAIIDYTKDKVPENRVVLTECIANPVKKNECSSYRSYLLDRNVPLTGESLASADANISQLNEPEVNISFDPAGAREFERLTEAGVGRRMAIVLDDNVQTAPNINEKISGGSARITMGRMGGRSFEEWLGEAQTLALVLKAGALPAPVTVGEIRQVGASLGDELIKKGGLAAVLGLGLVVLFMALYYKASGLIADVALLLNGLLILAGLAFFNATLTLPGIAGFVLTLGVAVDANVLINERIREELGHGKTARAAVDQGYDRAFWTIFDSHVTALISAFILFFTGTGPVRGFATTLIIGLLASLFTSITVTRVIMTYFVHGRNAKVVSV, encoded by the coding sequence ATGGACCGCGGCTGGTGGTGGAAGTTCGGTTTGATTGTCGCGGTGACGTTGGGCTGCATCTGGTTCCTCATCCCGACCTACTATTCGCTCGTCGTCCTCGACCGTGACCAGCGCAACAACCTGGCCGTGCTCGAGGAGCGGATGCCGAGCTGGGCGCCTCCCGCGAAGTACCGCCTGAACCTGGGGCTGGACCTCCAGGGCGGCATCCACATGGTGATGCGGGTGGACACCAAGACGGCGCTCCAGAAGCGGACCGAGCGCCGCGCACAGCAGATTGTCAATTACGTCAATGACAAGAAGCTGGGCCAGGTGTCGGCGGATACGGACCCGGAGAAGCTCGAGGTCACCCTGACGGCGGCGGACCCGGCGACGATGGACGCCATCCAGAAGGAGGTCCTCGCCACCTTCACGGACTTCAAGGAAGTCAACCGCAGCGGCGGCTCGCTGGTGCTGGTGCAGGACGAGAGCCAGGCCAACGTCTTCCGCACGGAAGCCGTGGACCAGGCGATGCTCGTCATCCGCCGCCGCATCGACAAGTGGGGCGTGGCGGAAGTCGACGTGCGCAAGCTCGGCTCCGACTCCATCCAGATCTCGCTGCCCGGCCGCAGCAACCCGGAGCAGGCCAAGGAGCTGGTGGGTACCACCGCGCAGCTCGAGTTCCGGATGGTGGATGACTCCAATCCGCAGTTCTTCGCGCAGCTCCTGCAGGCGACCCCGCCGCCGCCGGGCAGCGACATCACGGTGACCACCGAGGGTGGCTTCCCGCAGCTCCAGGCCCCGACGCGCGAGGCCATCATCGACTACACCAAGGACAAGGTTCCGGAGAACCGGGTGGTGCTCACCGAGTGCATCGCCAACCCGGTGAAGAAGAACGAGTGCAGCTCGTACCGCTCCTACCTGCTGGACCGCAACGTGCCGCTGACCGGCGAGAGCCTGGCGAGCGCGGACGCGAACATCAGCCAGCTCAACGAGCCCGAGGTGAACATCTCCTTCGACCCGGCCGGCGCGCGTGAGTTCGAGCGTCTGACCGAGGCCGGCGTGGGCCGCCGGATGGCCATCGTGCTGGACGACAATGTCCAGACGGCGCCGAACATCAACGAGAAGATCAGCGGCGGTTCGGCCCGCATCACCATGGGCCGCATGGGCGGCCGCTCCTTCGAGGAGTGGCTGGGTGAGGCGCAGACGCTGGCGCTGGTGCTGAAGGCGGGCGCGCTGCCGGCCCCGGTGACCGTCGGTGAGATTCGTCAGGTGGGCGCGAGCCTGGGTGACGAGCTCATCAAGAAGGGTGGCCTGGCCGCGGTGCTGGGTCTGGGTCTGGTCGTCCTCTTCATGGCGCTCTACTACAAGGCCTCGGGCCTCATCGCGGACGTCGCGCTGCTGCTGAACGGCCTGCTCATCCTCGCCGGTCTGGCCTTCTTCAACGCCACGTTGACGCTGCCGGGCATCGCCGGCTTCGTGCTGACGCTGGGCGTGGCGGTGGATGCCAACGTGCTCATCAACGAGCGCATCCGCGAGGAGCTGGGCCACGGCAAGACGGCCCGGGCGGCGGTGGACCAGGGCTACGACCGCGCCTTCTGGACCATCTTCGACTCCCACGTGACGGCGCTCATCTCCGCGTTCATCCTCTTCTTCACGGGAACGGGTCCGGTGCGGGGCTTCGCCACCACGCTCATCATCGGCCTGCTGGCGTCGCTGTTCACGTCCATCACGGTGACGCGAGTCATCATGACCTACTTCGTCCACGGTCGTAACGCGAAGGTCGTCTCCGTCTGA
- the secF gene encoding protein translocase subunit SecF, translating into MQILKNKTNIDFISKRKPALFLSTVLNLAIIVGIAAFGFNFGVDFAGGTVVEVKFDHPIKAEEVRERAEKGGLPDVSVQNIGAAEENTFLLRMGGVTQLNEESGAKGKAALEALGNVRNVYVDMPNGIIRFRAAQELPTDAVKKAVEDSGIGVQEVRELGEAQGGTGFDYQVVASGMADRVFAALGQGLEKPDFEQRRVDYVGPQVGKQLRNRGIMALLYSMVAILIYVAFRFDFKFGPGALMAMVHDVIMVAGYYLVTRREFNLTAIAALLTVVGYSVNDTIVIYDRIREDMAKFKGKPFAEVINIAINDTLGRTILTSGTTALSLIGLLIFGVGEIFDFAMAMLVGIVVGVYSTIYIASPLTIWLDERAAAKEARQREGGNIDQQQPKVA; encoded by the coding sequence ATGCAGATTCTCAAGAACAAGACGAACATCGACTTCATCAGCAAGCGCAAGCCCGCGCTGTTTCTCTCCACGGTGCTGAACCTGGCGATCATCGTTGGCATCGCCGCCTTCGGGTTCAACTTCGGCGTGGACTTCGCGGGTGGCACGGTGGTCGAGGTGAAGTTCGACCACCCCATCAAGGCCGAGGAGGTCCGTGAGCGCGCCGAGAAGGGTGGCCTGCCGGACGTCAGCGTGCAGAACATCGGCGCGGCGGAGGAGAACACCTTCCTGCTGCGCATGGGCGGCGTCACGCAGCTCAACGAGGAGAGCGGCGCCAAGGGCAAGGCCGCGCTCGAGGCGCTGGGCAATGTGCGCAACGTGTACGTGGACATGCCCAACGGCATCATCCGCTTCCGCGCCGCGCAGGAGCTTCCGACCGACGCGGTGAAGAAGGCCGTCGAGGATTCCGGCATCGGCGTGCAGGAAGTCCGCGAGCTGGGCGAGGCTCAGGGCGGCACGGGCTTCGACTACCAGGTGGTGGCCAGCGGCATGGCGGACCGCGTGTTCGCCGCGCTGGGCCAGGGCCTGGAGAAGCCGGACTTCGAGCAGCGCCGCGTGGACTACGTGGGTCCGCAGGTGGGCAAGCAGCTCCGCAACCGCGGCATCATGGCGCTGCTGTACTCCATGGTCGCCATCCTCATCTACGTGGCGTTCCGGTTCGACTTCAAGTTCGGCCCCGGCGCGCTCATGGCCATGGTGCACGACGTCATCATGGTGGCGGGCTACTACCTGGTGACAAGGCGCGAGTTCAACCTGACGGCCATCGCCGCGCTGCTGACGGTGGTGGGCTACTCGGTGAACGACACCATCGTCATCTACGACCGCATCCGCGAGGACATGGCCAAGTTCAAGGGCAAGCCCTTCGCGGAGGTCATCAACATCGCCATCAACGACACGCTGGGCCGCACCATCCTCACGTCCGGCACCACCGCGCTGTCGCTCATCGGTCTGCTCATCTTCGGCGTGGGCGAAATCTTCGACTTCGCCATGGCGATGCTCGTCGGCATCGTGGTGGGTGTGTACTCCACCATCTACATCGCCAGCCCGCTGACCATCTGGCTGGACGAGCGCGCCGCTGCGAAGGAAGCCCGTCAGCGCGAGGGTGGCAACATCGACCAGCAGCAGCCGAAGGTCGCGTAG
- the recJ gene encoding single-stranded-DNA-specific exonuclease RecJ, whose protein sequence is MRWLLPDVVEQEVASLSGELSLHPLAARVLLHRGYRTPESASAFLSDRLADLPDPFRMKGMPAAVDRLVRAIRSREKVTLYGDYDVDGVCSTSLLFLFLKELGVPPATYIPHRLDEGYGLNVGAVERIAAEGTRVLVTLDCGITSVAEITRAKELGLDVLVVDHHTVPPTLPPAVAVLNPHQPGCEYPTKALCAAGVAFNFCMGLRKRLRDEGFFATRKEPNLRTMMDLVALATVADVVPLTGANRILVSHGLQELSAGRRPGVRALKEVAGMDPDASVTAGQVGFRLGPRINAAGRLHDASLGLQLLCSESPETARSLAGVLDRANAERQSIESSILTQALEQAESLKDSRGLVLYDEGWHPGVIGIVASRVVERFYRPTVMVGVKDGVGKGSARSIEAFHLHDALSGCAELLTRFGGHKHAAGLTIDADRLPAFREAFEKIAAQRLAPEDLIPRCRVDAVVNPSELDADAVESLQRLGPFGQGNPEPVLVLRRQVARPRVLQPKSGNGHGHLKLALADAPELDAIGFNMADRAPLVEGPVDLAFQAGFDTFRGQRKLSLRLKDLRVAA, encoded by the coding sequence GTGCGGTGGTTGCTTCCAGATGTGGTCGAGCAGGAAGTGGCGTCCCTTTCCGGGGAGCTGTCGCTTCATCCGCTCGCGGCGCGGGTGCTCCTGCACCGCGGCTACCGCACGCCCGAGTCCGCGTCGGCGTTCCTGTCCGATCGCCTGGCGGACCTGCCGGACCCGTTCCGGATGAAGGGCATGCCCGCGGCGGTGGACCGTCTCGTCCGGGCGATTCGCTCGCGGGAGAAGGTGACGCTCTACGGCGACTACGACGTGGATGGCGTCTGCTCCACGTCGTTGCTGTTCCTCTTCCTCAAGGAGTTGGGCGTCCCGCCCGCCACGTACATCCCCCACCGGTTGGATGAGGGCTACGGCCTCAACGTCGGCGCGGTGGAGCGCATCGCCGCGGAGGGCACGCGGGTGCTGGTGACGCTCGATTGCGGCATCACCTCGGTGGCGGAGATCACCCGCGCGAAGGAGCTGGGCCTGGACGTGCTGGTGGTGGACCACCACACCGTGCCGCCCACGCTGCCCCCCGCGGTTGCGGTGCTGAACCCGCACCAGCCCGGCTGCGAGTACCCGACGAAGGCGCTGTGCGCCGCGGGCGTGGCCTTCAACTTCTGCATGGGCCTGCGCAAGCGGCTGCGGGACGAGGGCTTCTTCGCCACCCGCAAGGAGCCCAACCTCCGGACGATGATGGACCTGGTGGCGCTGGCCACCGTGGCGGACGTGGTGCCCCTCACGGGCGCCAACCGCATCCTCGTGTCGCACGGCCTCCAGGAGCTGAGCGCGGGCCGCCGTCCTGGCGTGCGCGCCCTGAAGGAAGTGGCGGGCATGGACCCGGACGCGTCCGTCACCGCCGGCCAGGTGGGCTTCCGTCTGGGGCCCCGCATCAACGCCGCGGGCCGGCTGCATGACGCGTCGCTGGGGCTCCAGCTCCTGTGCTCGGAGTCGCCGGAGACGGCGCGCTCGCTGGCGGGCGTGTTGGACCGGGCGAACGCGGAGCGCCAGAGCATCGAGAGCAGCATCCTCACGCAGGCGCTGGAGCAGGCCGAGTCGCTCAAGGACTCGCGCGGCCTCGTGCTCTACGACGAGGGCTGGCACCCGGGCGTCATCGGCATCGTGGCCTCGCGCGTGGTGGAGCGCTTCTACCGGCCCACCGTCATGGTGGGGGTGAAGGACGGGGTGGGGAAGGGCTCGGCGCGCAGCATCGAGGCCTTCCACCTCCATGACGCGCTCAGCGGCTGCGCGGAGCTGCTGACGCGCTTCGGTGGGCACAAACACGCCGCGGGCCTCACCATCGACGCGGACCGCCTGCCGGCCTTCCGGGAGGCCTTCGAGAAGATTGCCGCCCAGCGCCTGGCCCCGGAGGACCTCATCCCCCGGTGCCGTGTGGACGCGGTGGTGAATCCCAGCGAGCTGGACGCGGACGCCGTGGAGTCACTCCAACGGCTGGGGCCCTTCGGCCAGGGCAACCCGGAGCCGGTGTTGGTGCTGCGCCGGCAGGTGGCCCGCCCGCGCGTGCTTCAGCCCAAGTCGGGCAACGGGCATGGCCACCTGAAGCTGGCCCTGGCGGACGCGCCGGAGCTGGACGCCATTGGCTTCAACATGGCGGACCGTGCCCCGCTCGTGGAAGGGCCGGTGGACCTGGCCTTCCAGGCGGGGTTCGACACCTTCCGGGGCCAGCGCAAGCTGTCGCTGCGGCTCAAGGACTTGCGCGTGGCCGCCTGA
- a CDS encoding YHS domain-containing protein: protein MKNAQGQGQHLDPVCGKTLDTPEGRPTSEYKKRRYFFCSERCRHAFEKQAERFRFNELARVGALMTPGRVRWGIA from the coding sequence ATGAAGAACGCGCAGGGACAGGGACAGCACTTGGACCCCGTATGTGGGAAGACCTTGGACACACCCGAGGGCCGCCCCACCTCCGAGTACAAGAAGCGGCGGTACTTCTTCTGCTCGGAGCGCTGCCGCCACGCCTTCGAGAAGCAGGCGGAGCGCTTCCGCTTCAACGAGCTGGCCCGCGTCGGTGCGCTGATGACGCCGGGCCGCGTCCGCTGGGGAATCGCCTGA
- the aspS gene encoding aspartate--tRNA ligase yields the protein MAVPFISEVKRTHTCGQLTATNVGEEVVLFGWVHNRRDHGGAVFIDLRDRDGLTQVVFEPDHAEAHALAGSLRLEYCVGVRGKVVSRGKNVNPKMKTGEIEIRASDLTIFNRSEPTPFPIEDAIDTSEEKRLAHRFLDLRRAPLQRSLMTRSKMNALTRSYMVDNGFLELETPFMGKYTPGGARNFLVPSRLNPGKFYALAESPQLYKQLFMVAGFDRYFQIVKCFRDEDLRVDRQPEFTQIDVEMSFVNQDDIFTMIEGLVKKLWGEVLGIDIPTPFPRMDFYESMAKYGNDKPDLRFGLEHVVLTDLIREHGESGGVPMIWEAVQNKGIVKAMVVPAEKAMSRAESDKLEEFAKQAGAKGLARAKVADGGEWTQSPLSKTISPALRQAINQAVGAKTGDLLLFQFGKESLVHTVMANLRVHVAKKLGLIPEYGSGGQWKFLWVVNPPLFEFDDETNTWAAAHHAFTRPHDEDVDYLLTDPGRVKCHRYDVVLNGFEIGGGSIRLHDPKVQAEVFKALGISDEDARAKFGFLLDALKYGAPPHGGIALGMDRLAFLLTGAESLRDVIPFPKSKTGTDLMTGAPGDVDDRQLREVHVRPVPVAPKA from the coding sequence ATGGCAGTCCCGTTCATCTCCGAGGTCAAGCGTACCCACACTTGCGGTCAGCTCACCGCGACCAACGTCGGTGAGGAAGTCGTCCTCTTCGGCTGGGTGCACAACCGCCGGGACCACGGCGGCGCGGTGTTCATCGACCTGCGAGATCGCGACGGGCTCACGCAGGTGGTGTTCGAGCCGGACCACGCGGAGGCGCACGCGCTCGCCGGAAGCCTGCGGCTGGAGTACTGCGTGGGCGTGCGCGGCAAGGTCGTCTCGCGCGGGAAGAACGTGAACCCGAAGATGAAGACGGGTGAAATCGAGATCCGCGCCAGCGACCTGACCATCTTCAACCGCTCGGAGCCGACGCCGTTCCCCATTGAGGACGCCATCGACACGTCGGAGGAGAAGCGCCTGGCCCACCGCTTCCTGGACCTGCGCCGCGCGCCGCTCCAGCGCTCGCTGATGACGCGCTCGAAGATGAACGCGCTGACCCGTTCGTACATGGTGGACAACGGGTTCCTGGAGCTGGAGACGCCCTTCATGGGCAAGTACACGCCGGGCGGCGCGCGCAACTTCCTGGTCCCCAGCCGCCTCAACCCGGGCAAGTTCTACGCGCTGGCGGAGAGCCCGCAGCTCTACAAGCAGTTGTTCATGGTGGCGGGCTTCGACCGGTACTTCCAGATCGTGAAGTGCTTCCGCGATGAGGACCTGCGCGTGGACCGGCAGCCGGAGTTCACGCAGATCGACGTCGAGATGAGCTTCGTCAACCAGGACGACATCTTCACGATGATCGAGGGCCTGGTGAAGAAGCTGTGGGGCGAGGTGCTGGGCATCGACATCCCCACGCCCTTCCCGCGGATGGACTTCTACGAGTCAATGGCCAAGTACGGCAACGACAAGCCGGACCTGCGCTTCGGCCTGGAGCACGTGGTGCTCACCGACCTGATTCGCGAGCACGGCGAGTCCGGCGGCGTCCCCATGATTTGGGAGGCGGTGCAGAACAAGGGCATCGTGAAGGCGATGGTCGTCCCCGCGGAGAAGGCGATGAGCCGCGCGGAGAGCGACAAGCTGGAGGAGTTCGCCAAGCAGGCCGGCGCCAAGGGCCTGGCCCGCGCGAAGGTGGCCGACGGCGGCGAGTGGACGCAGTCTCCGCTGTCCAAGACCATCAGCCCCGCGCTGCGGCAGGCCATCAACCAGGCCGTGGGTGCGAAGACGGGCGACCTGCTCCTGTTCCAGTTCGGCAAGGAGTCGCTGGTCCACACGGTGATGGCCAACCTGCGCGTGCACGTGGCCAAGAAGCTGGGCCTGATTCCGGAGTACGGCAGCGGCGGCCAGTGGAAGTTCCTGTGGGTGGTGAACCCGCCGCTGTTCGAGTTCGACGACGAGACGAACACCTGGGCGGCGGCGCACCACGCCTTCACGCGTCCGCACGACGAGGACGTGGACTACCTGCTCACGGATCCGGGCCGGGTGAAGTGCCACCGCTACGACGTGGTGCTCAACGGCTTCGAGATTGGCGGCGGCTCCATCCGTCTGCACGACCCGAAGGTGCAGGCCGAGGTGTTCAAGGCGCTGGGCATCAGCGACGAGGACGCGCGCGCCAAGTTCGGCTTCCTGCTGGACGCGCTGAAGTACGGCGCTCCGCCGCACGGTGGCATCGCGCTGGGCATGGACCGGCTGGCCTTCCTGCTCACGGGCGCCGAGTCCCTGCGCGACGTGATTCCGTTCCCGAAGTCGAAGACGGGCACGGACTTGATGACGGGCGCCCCTGGCGACGTGGATGACCGGCAGTTGCGCGAGGTCCACGTGCGGCCGGTGCCCGTGGCGCCGAAGGCCTAG